In one Arenibacter antarcticus genomic region, the following are encoded:
- a CDS encoding TonB-dependent receptor, producing the protein MKNICFKGWGMPNPFKITLKMKITTLLLIVSLFKIQANSYSQNTKISINHDQIAIAEVFRNIESKSEFKFLYKNKEIDLTRKVSIHASKETIYNILNQLFKGTPIGYEVMDNRQIVLTKQHKNILKIVESVPIGMSIQQFTVNGIIQDDEGRPLSGANVVEAGTTNGVTADFDGNFTINVKSDKAILLVSYIGFATKEVPVNGRENLSIVLEESAAGLDEVVVVGYGKQKKESVVGAQSTLKRAELKSPVGDLTTAIAGKLAGVVATQRGGGPGADGATLFIRGIGTFASSPQTPLLVVDGVPDRDINNIDPEDIESFTILKDATATAVYGTRGANGVILINTRTGKKGKPTINVELNHAVTQFTSLPEFVDGPNFMRLYNEGLEVRGRSPLYTEETINKHESGEDPDLYPNTDWYDVLFNDYGSNDRVTVNINGGSENATYYLSTGYFGEVGQFKKDRIQAYNSELMLNRFNFTSNLNLKISKSTKLDFGVNGYITDYNRPAYGVNQIFSLASATAPHIIPPQYSNGEWPQLKGTLESPYMALTQSGVTNQSKNTIRSNLRISQELDILTKGLSATAMFAYDVNNSNYLTRSRSLQTYFANGRDDEGNLITEISSPGSKELGFSLNRYGDKRFYLEAAGNYSRRFGLHDVSAMTLFNQSDYRDASERVKSYKAAIQYRQRNFVGRANYGYADKYFAEANFSYSGSDNFVESERYGFFPSFGAGWIASKEKFFEPLEDLISHFKLRYSYGLSGNAAVNNPDLRFLYLTTIGEGGNYTFGAPGSQRNFKGYYESRVGGNVRWETSYRQNLGIELNFLNNNLELIVELFKEKREGILLPNYVIPYASGFTTGNIPYNNIGKTENKGIDVTAEYNKNWGTDNFFSFKGTFNYNENLAVFDGLPEWKYPYLNRIGQPISQRFGYIATGLFETEDEIGNAATQAGDIRPGDIRYKDLNGDGVINSNDQTAIGYGSIPKIVYGLSFGGGFKGFDISLFFQGTGLVDFNYSSGFATTPFPEGATYGNMYSMMLNRWTPENPNPDAFYPRLSTSRDVTTNYYTSTWWIKRADYLRLKQAEIGYSFTNNRFLNKYAIQKLRVFTSGTNLFTLTPWKHWDPELGDGRGAVYPNISTYNIGLRINFQ; encoded by the coding sequence ATGAAAAATATCTGTTTTAAGGGATGGGGTATGCCCAATCCTTTCAAAATAACCCTCAAAATGAAAATTACCACCTTATTGCTTATAGTTTCGCTTTTTAAAATTCAAGCAAATTCTTATTCGCAGAATACCAAGATTTCAATAAACCATGATCAAATTGCTATCGCAGAGGTATTTAGGAATATTGAAAGTAAGAGCGAATTCAAGTTTTTGTACAAAAACAAGGAAATAGATCTTACTAGAAAAGTTTCAATACACGCTAGTAAAGAAACTATCTATAATATCCTAAATCAACTTTTTAAGGGGACTCCTATAGGGTATGAGGTGATGGACAACAGGCAGATTGTACTTACCAAACAACATAAAAATATCCTAAAAATAGTGGAGAGTGTTCCTATTGGGATGTCAATCCAACAATTCACCGTTAATGGAATTATACAAGATGATGAGGGAAGACCACTGTCGGGAGCTAATGTGGTTGAAGCAGGTACAACCAATGGAGTAACTGCGGATTTTGATGGTAACTTCACTATAAATGTTAAAAGTGATAAAGCAATCCTGCTAGTGTCCTATATAGGGTTTGCTACTAAAGAAGTCCCTGTAAATGGACGGGAAAATCTTAGTATTGTATTGGAGGAAAGTGCTGCTGGTTTGGATGAGGTAGTCGTTGTAGGGTATGGAAAACAGAAGAAAGAAAGTGTAGTTGGAGCTCAATCCACGTTGAAAAGAGCAGAGCTTAAGTCTCCAGTCGGAGACCTTACCACTGCTATCGCGGGAAAATTAGCCGGAGTCGTTGCAACTCAGCGTGGAGGTGGTCCTGGAGCTGATGGAGCCACACTATTTATTAGAGGTATTGGTACCTTTGCTTCTAGCCCTCAAACTCCTTTATTGGTGGTTGATGGGGTACCCGACCGTGATATCAATAATATTGATCCAGAGGACATTGAAAGTTTTACAATTTTAAAAGACGCCACGGCCACTGCGGTATATGGTACCAGAGGTGCTAACGGTGTAATTCTTATTAATACCAGGACAGGGAAAAAGGGAAAACCTACTATAAATGTGGAGTTAAACCACGCTGTAACACAATTTACGTCATTGCCTGAATTTGTTGATGGCCCCAACTTTATGAGGTTGTATAATGAAGGATTAGAGGTCCGGGGTAGAAGCCCATTATATACAGAAGAAACCATTAATAAACACGAAAGCGGAGAAGATCCAGATCTATATCCAAATACGGATTGGTATGATGTGCTTTTTAATGATTACGGGAGTAATGATAGAGTTACTGTAAATATTAATGGTGGATCAGAAAATGCAACTTATTATCTCTCGACGGGATACTTTGGGGAAGTTGGTCAATTCAAGAAAGATAGAATACAGGCTTACAACTCGGAATTAATGCTTAATAGGTTTAATTTCACCAGTAACCTTAATCTTAAAATTTCAAAATCCACTAAATTAGATTTTGGAGTGAATGGTTATATTACGGATTACAACAGACCGGCATATGGAGTTAACCAGATCTTTAGCTTAGCATCAGCAACAGCACCTCATATTATTCCACCTCAGTACAGTAATGGAGAATGGCCACAATTAAAGGGAACTCTTGAAAGTCCATATATGGCATTAACTCAATCTGGGGTCACTAATCAATCAAAAAACACCATTCGCTCTAACCTAAGAATATCTCAGGAATTGGATATCCTTACAAAGGGTTTAAGCGCTACAGCTATGTTTGCTTACGATGTGAACAATAGTAACTATTTAACAAGATCAAGAAGCTTGCAGACTTACTTTGCAAACGGACGAGATGATGAAGGAAACCTTATAACTGAAATTTCATCCCCGGGATCTAAGGAGCTAGGGTTTAGTCTGAATCGCTATGGCGATAAAAGATTTTATCTAGAAGCTGCAGGAAATTATTCTCGAAGATTTGGGTTGCATGATGTATCGGCAATGACCCTGTTTAACCAATCGGATTATAGGGATGCATCGGAGCGGGTAAAAAGTTACAAGGCAGCGATTCAGTACCGACAAAGAAATTTTGTAGGCCGTGCAAATTACGGATATGCTGATAAATATTTTGCTGAAGCTAACTTTTCCTATTCGGGATCAGATAATTTTGTGGAAAGCGAACGATATGGATTTTTCCCTTCGTTTGGAGCGGGCTGGATTGCTTCTAAAGAGAAATTCTTTGAGCCACTTGAAGACTTGATTTCACATTTTAAACTCCGCTATAGCTATGGACTTTCTGGTAATGCGGCTGTGAATAACCCCGACCTACGTTTCTTGTATTTGACGACCATTGGAGAAGGCGGGAATTATACTTTTGGAGCACCTGGCTCTCAGCGGAATTTTAAAGGGTATTATGAATCTAGGGTCGGAGGTAACGTACGCTGGGAAACATCTTATCGGCAGAATTTAGGGATTGAACTCAATTTTTTAAATAATAATTTAGAGCTTATAGTTGAGCTATTCAAAGAAAAACGAGAAGGGATTTTACTCCCCAATTATGTAATTCCTTATGCATCAGGTTTTACAACAGGTAATATTCCTTATAATAATATCGGTAAAACCGAAAACAAAGGAATTGATGTAACTGCGGAGTATAACAAAAATTGGGGTACCGATAATTTCTTCTCTTTTAAAGGAACCTTCAATTACAATGAAAATCTCGCGGTTTTTGACGGGCTTCCAGAATGGAAATACCCGTATTTGAACAGGATAGGACAACCCATTAGCCAACGCTTCGGCTATATTGCTACTGGACTATTTGAAACTGAGGATGAGATAGGTAATGCAGCCACTCAGGCTGGAGATATACGTCCTGGAGATATACGCTACAAAGACTTAAATGGAGATGGTGTGATAAATAGCAATGATCAAACCGCTATTGGATATGGAAGCATACCAAAAATTGTTTACGGTCTAAGCTTTGGAGGAGGATTTAAGGGATTTGATATCAGTTTGTTTTTTCAAGGGACAGGTTTGGTTGATTTTAATTATTCCAGTGGTTTTGCAACAACTCCATTTCCAGAAGGAGCAACCTATGGCAATATGTACAGTATGATGTTGAATAGGTGGACCCCCGAGAATCCAAACCCCGATGCATTTTATCCCAGATTATCAACAAGTAGAGATGTTACAACAAATTATTACACTAGCACTTGGTGGATTAAGAGAGCAGACTACTTGAGGCTAAAACAGGCTGAAATAGGATACTCTTTCACCAATAACAGGTTTTTAAATAAATATGCAATCCAGAAACTAAGGGTATTCACTAGTGGAACAAATCTGTTCACTCTAACTCCTTGGAAACATTGGGACCCAGAACTCGGAGACGGGAGAGGGGCCGTTTATCCCAATATTAGTACTTATAACATTGGACTTCGTATTAACTTTCAATAA
- a CDS encoding FecR family protein, with amino-acid sequence MKSNYFDNLVVKYLNHSIKEDELDELILWLEEPGNKEVFTDFAKINYSLDYKLGHYDTEGVKRFLQEKIRKDKKSYKRRKVFRISKYAAILVVAVGVLFLFVKEKQAASISEPFHNEQRTTLELERGRSIILKEEATQDIVSEKGEVIGKHNQQGIQYEKTELSNLVFNTLKVPKGRKFRVTLSDGTKVFLNSDSNLKFPVNFISGENRTVFLSGEAYFEVTKGESPFVVKADNLDVRVLGTQFNVSAYSDDETMRTVLVEGSVELLSKSSKNNTKTLLMPEQGATWDKVNENISVAKADIASTTAWMKGQLIFNGVPFKDIIKKLERSYNCTIVNNNLALNEEVFTATFHVELESIEQVMAYISKNSPYQYSIDQNRTITIN; translated from the coding sequence ATGAAGTCTAATTATTTTGATAATCTAGTAGTGAAATACCTCAACCATTCTATCAAGGAAGATGAATTGGATGAGCTAATCTTATGGCTAGAGGAGCCAGGGAATAAAGAGGTATTTACAGATTTTGCAAAAATTAATTATTCATTGGATTATAAGTTGGGGCATTACGATACAGAAGGAGTTAAAAGATTCTTACAAGAAAAAATTCGGAAAGATAAAAAATCGTATAAGAGAAGAAAGGTTTTTAGGATTTCTAAATACGCAGCAATATTGGTTGTTGCAGTGGGAGTGCTATTCCTATTTGTAAAGGAGAAACAGGCTGCCTCCATTTCGGAGCCATTTCATAATGAACAAAGAACAACCTTAGAATTGGAGAGAGGACGTTCGATAATTTTAAAGGAGGAAGCTACTCAGGATATTGTTTCGGAAAAGGGAGAAGTAATTGGGAAACATAATCAACAAGGTATCCAATATGAAAAGACTGAATTATCCAATTTAGTTTTTAATACCCTTAAAGTTCCTAAGGGCAGGAAATTTAGGGTAACTCTTTCTGATGGTACCAAGGTGTTCTTGAACTCTGATTCCAATTTGAAATTCCCTGTAAACTTTATTTCTGGTGAGAACCGTACCGTTTTTCTATCGGGAGAGGCATATTTTGAGGTGACAAAAGGTGAATCCCCTTTTGTAGTAAAGGCAGATAATTTGGATGTTCGGGTATTGGGGACTCAATTTAATGTATCGGCTTATTCAGATGACGAAACTATGCGCACTGTATTAGTGGAGGGTTCAGTGGAGCTTCTTTCAAAAAGTTCCAAGAACAATACTAAAACACTTCTTATGCCAGAACAGGGGGCTACTTGGGACAAAGTTAATGAAAACATATCGGTTGCAAAGGCCGATATAGCCTCCACTACTGCTTGGATGAAGGGCCAATTGATTTTTAATGGAGTGCCTTTTAAGGATATTATAAAAAAATTGGAGCGGAGTTATAACTGTACGATAGTGAATAATAACCTGGCTTTAAATGAAGAGGTATTTACTGCAACCTTTCATGTAGAATTGGAAAGCATTGAACAGGTGATGGCCTATATTTCTAAAAACAGCCCTTACCAATATAGTATTGACCAAAACAGAACAATCACCATAAACTAA
- a CDS encoding RNA polymerase sigma-70 factor codes for MTLEVYFDMNFDFEINSVLIEQLEKGNEKAFSYLVENYNHRLCVYANSLVNDPARSQDIVQNVFLKTWNKRKSLKKSFSIKGYLYRAVHNEFIDQYRSTKSLLALEEMYMDTLFQFEMEPEVEETDKIMSLVMDAINDLPPKCKQIFLLSKKEGLDNIEIAEYLAISSKTVENQITKAFKFLREKLGNKYELVMLIVFGPKAIRMI; via the coding sequence GTGACACTTGAAGTATATTTTGATATGAATTTTGATTTTGAGATTAATTCTGTATTAATAGAACAGCTGGAAAAAGGGAATGAAAAGGCATTTTCCTATTTGGTGGAAAACTATAATCATCGGTTATGTGTTTATGCCAACAGTTTGGTGAATGATCCGGCAAGATCACAGGATATTGTCCAGAATGTATTTCTAAAAACATGGAATAAGCGGAAAAGCCTTAAGAAAAGTTTTTCAATAAAAGGCTATTTGTACCGCGCTGTCCATAACGAGTTTATAGATCAATACAGGAGCACCAAATCCTTACTGGCATTGGAAGAAATGTATATGGATACTCTTTTTCAGTTCGAAATGGAACCAGAAGTGGAGGAGACCGATAAAATAATGAGCCTAGTAATGGATGCCATTAATGACCTTCCCCCAAAATGCAAACAGATTTTTCTATTAAGTAAAAAGGAAGGTTTAGATAATATTGAAATTGCCGAATATTTGGCCATATCCAGTAAGACAGTCGAAAATCAAATAACAAAGGCTTTCAAATTCCTACGGGAAAAATTAGGGAATAAGTACGAATTGGTCATGTTGATCGTCTTTGGTCCAAAAGCTATACGAATGATTTAA
- a CDS encoding histidine kinase, translated as MADVIPVKINLVGNKNVKALKSDRKGTFEDIKRQTAWKPYDSAIEATIETSIWLKFEIENQSQNTVKVYLNSPYDYTTIHRQIGQDYIKLRNGSYIPLPERANESDRSFTELIFIPFQKSLLYIRLDFHNSKPRDTPVIYSERGYWNASTSNYKSQTYTIAFIYFYIISLITIFIFAFVFRLRLRKKLYLYYLGYLFFQLVYGLLVLRNTMAPIGNYFEYNPSLAFDLLEPIQFIFIGFYIFFILQLLTVKTYDKLLAKILFYLGLFCFLYALTNFAFSYFLLNGKYTDQIFYIVRYIILPTNFILIFWIIYKVKHPLLIYFIVGQSFFFIGALLSTYVAYSEINLIPDHLFNFKEAPNIIFQIGLLAEVYCFSLALGKNVYLLQKEKERANTALINQLQENQYLQETMNRELDGKVQEKTSELIQLYSEIERERNQKNIDNFNKKLKETEMVALRSQMNPHFIFNSMNAIKNLIMTSRNDDAITYLDDFASLLRGILQNSNRKKITVEEELGVLELYLSLEQSRMGKNFNYTIQVNSREGLSQYEIPPLLLQPIVENAIWHGLHPSLRGEKKLTIFFDTTNDLKIIIEDNGIGRKESAKKKKLHNSMGTTILQDRLTLYNHLNDHAIYYKITDLEEEDRALGTRITLTYNY; from the coding sequence ATGGCCGATGTCATTCCAGTCAAGATCAACTTGGTCGGCAATAAAAATGTCAAAGCCCTAAAATCTGATAGAAAAGGGACTTTTGAAGACATAAAGCGACAAACAGCTTGGAAGCCATATGATTCCGCAATTGAGGCAACGATAGAAACATCTATTTGGCTCAAATTTGAAATTGAAAACCAATCGCAAAATACTGTTAAGGTTTATCTCAATAGCCCGTATGATTATACTACTATTCATCGTCAAATAGGCCAAGACTATATAAAACTAAGGAATGGGTCTTATATCCCCTTACCCGAAAGAGCAAATGAATCGGATCGTTCTTTCACCGAATTAATTTTCATACCTTTTCAAAAATCATTGCTATATATAAGACTTGACTTTCATAATTCAAAACCCCGAGACACACCCGTTATCTATTCAGAAAGAGGCTATTGGAACGCTTCTACAAGCAATTATAAAAGTCAAACCTACACCATAGCTTTTATTTATTTCTACATTATTTCACTCATTACGATTTTTATTTTTGCATTCGTTTTTCGGTTACGATTGCGCAAAAAGCTTTACCTCTATTATTTAGGATATTTATTTTTCCAACTAGTTTATGGCCTTTTGGTGCTCCGCAACACCATGGCACCAATCGGCAATTATTTTGAATATAATCCTAGTCTTGCTTTTGATTTACTAGAACCCATTCAATTTATTTTCATAGGGTTTTATATTTTTTTCATATTGCAGCTTTTAACCGTGAAAACATATGATAAGTTACTCGCGAAGATCCTTTTTTACTTGGGACTATTCTGTTTTTTATATGCCCTCACGAATTTTGCTTTTAGCTATTTCTTACTTAATGGAAAATACACCGACCAAATTTTTTATATCGTACGCTATATTATTCTTCCCACTAATTTTATTCTAATTTTTTGGATTATATATAAGGTAAAGCACCCCTTACTGATTTATTTTATAGTTGGGCAATCTTTCTTTTTTATTGGAGCATTATTGAGCACATATGTGGCATATTCTGAGATAAACTTAATTCCAGACCATCTTTTTAATTTCAAAGAAGCCCCAAATATTATTTTTCAAATCGGATTATTGGCGGAAGTATATTGTTTCTCATTGGCATTAGGTAAGAATGTGTATCTGCTTCAAAAAGAAAAAGAACGAGCCAATACAGCCTTAATAAATCAACTGCAGGAAAACCAATACTTGCAGGAAACTATGAATCGTGAACTCGATGGAAAGGTTCAAGAAAAGACAAGTGAGCTCATTCAACTCTATTCTGAAATAGAAAGGGAACGAAATCAAAAAAACATTGACAATTTTAACAAAAAACTAAAGGAAACAGAAATGGTAGCTTTGCGCTCGCAAATGAATCCTCATTTTATTTTCAATAGCATGAACGCTATTAAAAATCTAATTATGACTTCCCGAAATGACGACGCTATAACCTACCTGGACGATTTTGCTAGCCTACTTCGTGGGATCTTGCAAAATAGTAATCGCAAAAAAATTACTGTGGAAGAAGAATTGGGGGTTTTAGAATTATATCTCTCCTTAGAACAGAGTCGGATGGGTAAGAATTTTAACTACACCATACAAGTCAATTCAAGGGAGGGTCTTTCGCAATACGAAATTCCACCCTTATTATTACAGCCGATTGTGGAAAATGCTATTTGGCATGGGCTACACCCTAGTTTAAGAGGTGAAAAAAAATTGACCATCTTTTTCGATACTACCAACGATTTAAAGATTATCATAGAAGACAATGGCATAGGCAGAAAAGAAAGTGCTAAGAAGAAAAAATTGCACAATTCAATGGGCACAACTATTCTACAGGACCGGTTGACATTGTATAATCATTTGAATGACCACGCTATTTATTATAAAATTACGGATCTTGAAGAAGAGGATAGAGCTTTAGGAACACGCATTACATTAACTTATAACTATTGA
- a CDS encoding LytTR family DNA-binding domain-containing protein, with translation MANIIIIDDEDHCTNVLENLINKVHPDYKVIGIFTNPLDGLDFIKDNPPDLLFLDIEMPNLNGFALLDNLLPIDFDVIFTTAYDQYAIKAFQYSAMNYLLKPITEKNIVKALSDWEKQRKKTTLEQWQLLQNNLKNSNKNCSQIALPTGVGYKISDIQNIVRCQSDSNYTYVFCNDGNKILISRTLKEIAELLQDHGFVRIHQSHLINPQFVKGILKQDGGSLIMHDDVEIPVSRQKGKQISEILKTMIRFK, from the coding sequence ATGGCAAACATAATAATTATAGACGATGAAGACCATTGTACTAATGTCTTGGAAAATTTAATCAATAAAGTCCATCCTGATTATAAGGTGATTGGCATTTTCACAAATCCACTTGACGGATTGGATTTCATAAAAGATAATCCACCAGATCTATTATTTCTAGATATAGAAATGCCTAACCTGAATGGTTTTGCACTATTGGATAATCTGTTGCCTATTGATTTTGATGTCATTTTCACTACGGCCTATGATCAGTATGCTATTAAAGCCTTTCAATACAGCGCGATGAATTACCTATTAAAACCGATAACCGAAAAAAATATTGTAAAAGCACTTTCCGATTGGGAAAAACAACGCAAAAAAACAACCTTAGAGCAGTGGCAACTATTACAGAATAATTTAAAAAACTCCAATAAAAATTGTTCTCAAATTGCATTACCTACGGGGGTTGGCTATAAGATTTCGGACATTCAAAATATTGTCAGGTGTCAATCCGATAGCAATTACACCTATGTTTTCTGTAATGATGGAAACAAAATTTTAATCAGTAGAACCTTAAAAGAAATAGCAGAACTTTTACAGGACCATGGTTTCGTTAGGATACATCAATCGCACTTAATAAATCCACAATTTGTAAAAGGCATCTTAAAGCAAGATGGTGGCAGTCTTATAATGCATGACGACGTAGAAATCCCAGTTTCAAGACAGAAAGGAAAACAGATCAGTGAAATACTAAAAACTATGATCCGCTTTAAGTAG
- a CDS encoding lipocalin family protein, whose amino-acid sequence MKSLKFRCLLLIMFIGSMTLSCITLQQPLPGSLWGNWTFIKTGTIINGSNEHLYDYRNVCYNESDRLHFSSDNKMSLRWYDENCMINHYSIGQYHVEGNTLKINLANSGPNQDSPFPPITEYRIIQINATTLKLEEIPDEYTHQRHQGKPSGPEVLVLVFMKHN is encoded by the coding sequence ATGAAAAGCTTGAAATTTAGGTGCCTACTATTAATAATGTTTATTGGAAGTATGACCTTGAGTTGTATCACTTTGCAGCAACCATTACCCGGTAGCCTTTGGGGTAACTGGACGTTTATAAAAACAGGCACCATAATAAACGGTTCAAACGAACATCTTTATGACTATAGGAATGTGTGTTATAACGAGAGTGATCGACTGCATTTTTCGTCAGATAATAAAATGTCCCTGCGTTGGTATGATGAAAATTGCATGATAAATCATTATTCAATTGGGCAATACCATGTGGAAGGCAACACTTTAAAGATTAATTTGGCTAATAGTGGTCCTAATCAAGACAGTCCATTTCCACCGATCACAGAATATAGGATCATTCAAATTAATGCTACTACATTAAAACTTGAGGAGATTCCTGATGAGTATACACATCAACGACATCAAGGAAAACCATCAGGCCCGGAGGTTTTGGTTTTAGTTTTTATGAAACACAATTGA
- a CDS encoding phage tail sheath C-terminal domain-containing protein, producing MNKRFALSFLLFFVFSYPILSQVNNKVIKEKVQNEHRIPKRNVMKANKIHDIKRAIDLERPGTPEVYSHEVPSSNYKIAQVETAIPAFIGYTEKGSINPTKISSMEDYRNKFGGASNEDIGEFYINSDGTITSPSILTTPKYRMYYMLELFFANGGGDCFITSVGHYDTENSIRNEKMLNGLTLLNNEDLPTLILFPDATSSKNIDDPAELYKAALAQCAERKDRFLICDVEESNNDIAQSAEKFRFSIGTENLKYGAAYFPSLHTTLNYNYSEDMIQVKLKNSHKIFVLRYTEASISRDSNKTEESLYHAENGKYRQRYQEIKQIINAKNLELPPSAAIAGVYVESDASRGVWKAPVNVSLNKVKALKLEIDNNAQAYLNVDSSGKSINAIRSFKGKGIMVWGARTMAGNDNDWKYIQASRLGLTIKTSVRNALERLDKLPNDANTWNIVKTMTTNYLHSLWREGALNGTKQEEAYYVRVGLGETMMDQDLDEGKLILEIGIATTRPAEFSILRISQNMRNN from the coding sequence ATGAATAAACGATTTGCACTTAGTTTTCTCCTTTTTTTTGTTTTTTCCTATCCCATCCTTTCCCAAGTAAATAATAAGGTGATTAAAGAAAAGGTCCAAAATGAGCATAGAATTCCTAAAAGGAATGTCATGAAAGCAAACAAAATACATGACATTAAGCGGGCAATCGATTTGGAAAGACCCGGCACTCCTGAAGTATACTCCCACGAAGTCCCGAGCTCTAACTATAAAATAGCTCAGGTAGAAACAGCTATTCCTGCCTTTATAGGATATACCGAAAAAGGTTCCATTAATCCCACAAAGATTAGTTCTATGGAAGATTATAGGAATAAATTTGGTGGTGCTTCCAATGAAGACATAGGAGAATTTTATATAAACAGTGACGGGACAATCACTTCCCCAAGTATATTGACCACCCCAAAATATAGGATGTATTATATGCTTGAACTGTTTTTTGCTAATGGAGGTGGCGATTGTTTTATAACCTCGGTAGGTCATTATGATACTGAAAATTCAATCAGAAATGAAAAAATGCTAAATGGACTCACATTACTTAATAATGAAGACCTACCTACTCTTATACTTTTTCCAGATGCTACAAGCTCTAAAAACATTGACGATCCGGCAGAACTTTATAAGGCAGCACTTGCGCAATGTGCCGAAAGAAAAGATCGATTTCTTATCTGTGATGTAGAGGAGTCTAATAATGATATTGCACAATCGGCTGAGAAATTTCGATTTTCTATTGGCACCGAAAACCTCAAATATGGCGCTGCTTACTTTCCATCCTTACATACCACGCTTAATTACAATTATTCTGAAGACATGATTCAAGTAAAACTAAAGAATAGTCATAAAATCTTCGTATTGAGGTATACTGAGGCATCAATATCAAGAGACTCAAATAAAACTGAGGAATCCTTGTATCATGCTGAAAATGGAAAATACAGGCAGCGATACCAAGAAATAAAACAGATCATAAATGCAAAAAATCTTGAATTACCTCCCAGTGCCGCCATTGCAGGGGTCTATGTTGAGTCAGATGCTTCGAGAGGGGTGTGGAAAGCACCGGTTAATGTTTCTTTGAACAAAGTAAAAGCGCTAAAACTTGAAATTGACAATAACGCACAAGCCTACCTTAATGTTGACAGCTCTGGAAAATCCATTAATGCTATTCGAAGTTTCAAAGGGAAAGGAATAATGGTGTGGGGAGCTCGCACTATGGCTGGCAATGATAACGACTGGAAATATATCCAGGCTAGTCGATTAGGGTTGACTATTAAAACATCGGTAAGGAATGCTTTGGAGCGTTTAGATAAATTGCCTAATGACGCCAATACTTGGAATATTGTAAAGACAATGACCACAAATTACCTACATAGTCTATGGCGAGAGGGTGCCTTAAACGGGACTAAACAAGAAGAAGCATATTATGTGAGGGTGGGTTTGGGAGAAACCATGATGGATCAGGATTTGGACGAAGGGAAGCTGATTCTGGAAATAGGCATAGCGACAACACGACCTGCGGAATTCTCTATCCTAAGAATCTCCCAAAACATGAGGAACAATTAA
- a CDS encoding GatB/YqeY domain-containing protein, with the protein MGLQQRLMDDLKVAMRAKDTLALESLRAIKSAILLAQTETGPGTELSEEEEVKLVQRLVKQRKDSAAIYTEQGREDLAEPELAQAAIIEKFLPEQLSEEEIEKIVAQIIVAEGASGMKDMGKVMGMASKELAGKADGKTISNIVKSKLSS; encoded by the coding sequence ATGGGATTACAGCAACGGTTAATGGATGATTTGAAGGTGGCAATGAGAGCTAAGGATACCTTAGCCTTAGAATCGTTACGTGCCATTAAATCGGCCATATTGCTTGCGCAGACCGAGACGGGACCTGGAACTGAGCTCTCCGAAGAAGAAGAGGTGAAGTTGGTACAAAGACTTGTTAAGCAGCGTAAGGATAGCGCCGCAATCTATACAGAACAGGGACGTGAAGATTTGGCGGAACCCGAGTTGGCACAGGCTGCTATTATTGAGAAATTTTTGCCGGAGCAATTGTCCGAGGAAGAAATTGAAAAAATAGTAGCACAGATCATAGTTGCAGAAGGAGCTTCAGGAATGAAGGATATGGGAAAAGTAATGGGAATGGCTTCCAAGGAATTGGCTGGAAAGGCAGATGGTAAGACTATTTCCAATATAGTAAAGTCAAAATTAAGTAGTTAA